Below is a window of Planococcus rifietoensis DNA.
TCCATATGCTCTTTATAATCATCACCGATGAAGAATTGATGGACATTTACGTCTTCATAGACTTTGTCCAACCCAAAGTACAGCAGCACGCAGGCGGAAGAAGGCGTGTATTCTTTCTGTTTCTTCATCGGCGCTAATTGGTTGATTCCGGGGAAATCCCCATTATAGACGATTGCGTCATATTGCTCTATGCCGGCTGCTGTTTCGATTGCTGTCGCACGGCCGTCTTTTTTCAAGACGCGTTTGACAGCGGTGTCCAGCCGGATCTCAGTGCCGCGGCTGCGCAATTCCTGTTCCATGACAGGGATAATGCTCGCATAGCCGCCTTTCACATAGTAAACCCCGTGCTCATGCTCACTGAACGGTACAAGTGAATACATGGCCGGCGCACGGTAAGGATCCCCACCGATATACAGCGCCTGAAGGGAATACGCCAGTTGCAATCGTTCATCCTTGAAATAGTTTTCCATTAACTGATGGACAGATTGCTGTGGTTTCAATTTCATCAAGTTGCGGATATTGCGGAAAGTCCAAAAATCCGCTTTGCGGACAAAATCATGTTCGAGAAAAGCAGGCTTGCCGATATCAAAGCGCTTCTGCCCTTCATCCATAAAGCGGATAAACCCACCTTTATCTTCCGGAAATTGCTCTTCGACTTCCTGCAATTGCCGCTCGCGCCCAGGGTATTTCGTATACACTTTGCCGTCTGTGAAACGGATTGTGTAAAGCGGGTCGCATAGTAATAATTCGATGCTTTCAGGATCAATTCCTGCCTGGGCGAACAAATCGCGGAACATTTCCGGCAGCAAGACGATGGTCGGGCCTTCATCAATTCGGAAGCCTTCCC
It encodes the following:
- a CDS encoding phytoene desaturase family protein, producing the protein MKIAMIGGGVGGLMGALYLTKLGYDVTIYEKEHKLGGRMAFVEREGFRIDEGPTIVLLPEMFRDLFAQAGIDPESIELLLCDPLYTIRFTDGKVYTKYPGRERQLQEVEEQFPEDKGGFIRFMDEGQKRFDIGKPAFLEHDFVRKADFWTFRNIRNLMKLKPQQSVHQLMENYFKDERLQLAYSLQALYIGGDPYRAPAMYSLVPFSEHEHGVYYVKGGYASIIPVMEQELRSRGTEIRLDTAVKRVLKKDGRATAIETAAGIEQYDAIVYNGDFPGINQLAPMKKQKEYTPSSACVLLYFGLDKVYEDVNVHQFFIGDDYKEHMEDVFVRGQKTENPAFYTFHPSVIDDSLAPEGKSVLYVLVPVPSGTEIDWKNDEQWIGRILDRMETLSFPGIRESIEWMDVRTPQDAEAFGLFKGGSFGIGPTLRQSGVFRPQVKPDNTENLYAVGASVHPGGGIPIVMQGAKLLADRIHSDLKERGGS